A portion of the Paenibacillus sonchi genome contains these proteins:
- a CDS encoding tyrosine-type recombinase/integrase yields the protein MEVEFINWVRSESAAPSTIPYWTSRYREFMKFCNTEGIDVKDLNVELSRKYMVFLLERPNYQTGGELSSSTRAKHYDFLTVFSRFLNEIGVIECHLTLGIKRPRPRYKVINSLSQEQLHAVLQTVKKIRISKASRERIALLIFLISSTGLRVGEALPVKPIDFDFNRRIVTVNGKGDREREVPFGFELSYLMQKYIEENQVEQNSYLWATHTGNPMAQSTFRDALRDIKKCLGNSFGINLIRLSPHTLRHTFAKRWVVKGGNSIALARILGHSTVEMTDRYVRLWGIDINSAYDNCNPCEGLNMPNYD from the coding sequence TTGGAAGTAGAGTTCATAAACTGGGTACGTTCAGAAAGCGCGGCACCAAGTACAATACCATATTGGACTTCTCGATATAGGGAGTTCATGAAATTTTGTAATACAGAAGGAATAGATGTTAAAGATCTGAATGTTGAGTTGTCACGGAAGTACATGGTTTTCTTGCTTGAAAGGCCCAATTATCAAACAGGTGGAGAGCTTTCGAGCTCAACCAGAGCTAAGCACTATGATTTCCTAACCGTCTTCTCACGCTTCCTTAATGAGATAGGCGTTATTGAATGCCATTTAACATTAGGGATAAAACGTCCAAGACCACGATATAAGGTCATCAATAGTCTTAGCCAAGAACAACTCCATGCAGTGCTTCAAACCGTTAAGAAAATTCGAATAAGCAAAGCATCGCGGGAAAGAATTGCACTGTTAATATTTTTGATTTCAAGTACTGGATTACGTGTAGGTGAGGCACTTCCTGTAAAACCAATAGATTTTGACTTCAATCGTCGTATTGTTACTGTTAATGGCAAAGGGGACCGTGAAAGAGAAGTTCCATTTGGCTTTGAACTTTCTTACCTCATGCAAAAATACATAGAAGAAAATCAAGTAGAACAAAATTCATATTTGTGGGCAACGCATACTGGTAATCCAATGGCCCAATCGACTTTTAGAGATGCTTTAAGGGACATTAAGAAGTGCCTTGGAAATTCATTCGGGATCAATCTCATTAGGTTAAGCCCCCACACCCTACGCCACACATTTGCAAAGAGGTGGGTTGTTAAGGGAGGGAACTCGATAGCATTAGCCCGAATCCTTGGGCATTCGACTGTTGAAATGACGGACAGGTATGTGAGGCTATGGGGAATAGATATAAATTCAGCATATGACAACTGTAATCCGTGTGAAGGTTTGAACATGCCGAATTATGATTAA
- a CDS encoding helix-turn-helix domain-containing protein — translation MSDNRSIAFGRLIAIANVLGDRVLDKGVPSISSQYLDKIARQPEKTIEAIHRKLLDYTHKFGPEEMVLLDMFGEIMSSLNLEEFTNDPLGSGYLHSFYTQQNALNDVMGVEEAAELWGLSPGRIKNICAEGKLQARKIGKTWVIAKNQPNPKV, via the coding sequence ATGAGTGATAATCGCAGCATAGCATTTGGCCGCCTGATAGCTATAGCAAATGTGTTGGGGGATCGGGTGCTTGATAAAGGCGTCCCCTCTATCTCTTCACAATACCTGGACAAAATTGCCCGTCAGCCAGAAAAAACAATTGAGGCAATCCATCGCAAATTATTGGATTACACCCACAAGTTCGGGCCGGAAGAAATGGTTTTGTTGGACATGTTCGGAGAGATTATGTCCAGTTTAAACCTTGAAGAGTTCACAAATGACCCATTGGGTAGTGGATACTTGCATTCGTTTTACACCCAACAAAACGCTCTAAATGATGTAATGGGTGTTGAAGAGGCGGCGGAACTATGGGGGTTATCTCCGGGAAGAATAAAAAACATTTGTGCCGAAGGTAAACTCCAAGCTCGCAAGATTGGTAAAACATGGGTCATTGCCAAGAATCAGCCTAATCCAAAGGTATAA
- a CDS encoding thermonuclease family protein, whose protein sequence is MFKTKRLLSWLVVVLFLSSIPFRHVTAEGMKIEAEVTAVTDGDTFTVKMPDGKKEKIRLLLVDTPETKHPDKPVQPFGPEASAYTTKILKGQTVELEFDVAQRDKYGRLLAYVYIGDKMLNELLLEKGYARVVVFQPNVKYVEQFRKIQKKAQAAKLGIWSLENYATDKPTATPKPTTKPKATTKPSATNKPAATKNPTENVYYKNCSAVRAAGAAPLHKGEPGYSKKLDRDGDGIACE, encoded by the coding sequence ATGTTTAAAACTAAGAGATTACTTTCATGGCTGGTAGTTGTTCTGTTCTTATCTTCAATACCATTCAGACACGTAACAGCCGAGGGAATGAAGATTGAAGCGGAGGTCACGGCGGTGACTGATGGCGATACCTTTACCGTTAAAATGCCCGATGGCAAAAAGGAAAAAATTCGACTTCTGCTCGTTGATACTCCCGAGACAAAACACCCTGACAAACCAGTGCAGCCGTTTGGTCCGGAAGCCAGCGCCTATACAACCAAGATTCTAAAAGGACAAACCGTCGAGCTTGAGTTTGATGTGGCTCAAAGGGATAAGTATGGACGTCTGTTGGCTTATGTATACATAGGCGACAAAATGCTAAATGAACTTTTGCTGGAAAAGGGTTATGCCCGCGTGGTGGTCTTCCAGCCAAATGTAAAGTATGTGGAACAATTTAGGAAAATCCAGAAAAAAGCACAAGCTGCGAAATTAGGGATTTGGAGCCTCGAAAATTACGCTACTGATAAACCAACAGCTACACCAAAACCTACAACTAAACCAAAAGCAACTACAAAGCCATCGGCCACTAATAAGCCCGCTGCAACAAAGAATCCGACTGAAAATGTGTATTATAAGAATTGTTCAGCAGTAAGAGCAGCCGGCGCAGCACCGCTCCATAAGGGTGAACCGGGCTACTCTAAAAAGTTGGACCGGGATGGTGATGGAATCGCGTGTGAATAA
- a CDS encoding site-specific integrase yields MLEEFLHHLEKKGLSHKTVKSYSVSWKRFETWMQSTSPDHPIEVAYATQRDIADFKRHLLVAGGRGGKPAWPATNQLTFVHLNAIFRFFAEQGYILTIRSDRSKSQQELAVLQSGLPAMSRMRCCGKFGT; encoded by the coding sequence ATGCTTGAAGAATTTCTACATCATCTAGAGAAAAAAGGGCTTTCCCATAAAACGGTAAAAAGCTATAGTGTGAGCTGGAAACGATTTGAAACCTGGATGCAGTCTACTTCACCGGATCATCCGATCGAGGTTGCCTATGCGACCCAAAGGGACATCGCTGATTTCAAACGGCATCTGTTGGTTGCAGGGGGAAGAGGAGGCAAGCCGGCTTGGCCGGCAACCAATCAGCTCACCTTCGTGCACCTCAACGCCATCTTTCGTTTTTTTGCCGAACAAGGGTACATCCTGACAATCCGGTCGGATCGATCAAAAAGCCAGCAAGAGCTCGCCGTGCTCCAAAGTGGCTTACCCGCAATGAGCAGAATGCGCTGCTGTGGGAAGTTCGGAACCTAG
- a CDS encoding tyrosine-type recombinase/integrase, which produces MLQNYLKERDSSSPYLFVSRRSDKCSERGIQHMIKKYRQRTQIPHLTCHALRHTFGHDLATAKPPVPLDRVAMLMGHYKEDGKPNIEMTMIYTTPGVEDLEAAVESISWT; this is translated from the coding sequence GTGCTGCAGAACTACCTAAAAGAGAGGGATTCCTCCAGCCCGTACCTTTTCGTGTCAAGGAGATCCGATAAATGTTCGGAACGCGGAATACAGCATATGATCAAAAAATATCGGCAGCGGACTCAAATCCCTCACCTTACCTGTCATGCCTTAAGGCACACCTTTGGGCATGACCTGGCAACTGCGAAACCGCCGGTTCCCCTGGATCGAGTGGCCATGCTCATGGGCCATTACAAGGAAGATGGCAAACCGAATATCGAAATGACTATGATTTATACGACTCCTGGTGTTGAGGATTTGGAAGCAGCTGTCGAGTCGATCAGCTGGACCTAA
- a CDS encoding serine hydrolase domain-containing protein, whose amino-acid sequence MNNELLNDLVLSVKSQNLHVLNVIVRQDGNIIAKHDFKEEKPTLLYSVSKTFTSMAVGIAISEGYFKISDLVIDFFPDIQHVPINEYLKEMTIHDLLCMGTGHAECPVMKADWSNGKEWDISQLFFYEPIIFKPGTHFTYNNASTYMLSKIISSTTGSNLNEYLDEKIFRHLDIPKPKWDTCPKGISQGFSGLYLTAEQLSRFGQLILDKGIWKGKQLIPSSYIEQATSVQIKTNDFTPYFATADHHQGYGYQIWMNSYSNSYRMDGLYGQYVVMLPEKNAVITYISDEPQNMTGVLELTWDTLIEKL is encoded by the coding sequence ATGAATAATGAATTATTGAATGATTTAGTGTTGTCCGTAAAAAGTCAGAATCTTCATGTGCTGAATGTAATTGTTAGACAAGATGGTAATATAATTGCTAAACATGATTTTAAAGAAGAAAAGCCTACTCTCTTGTATTCAGTAAGTAAGACGTTTACATCAATGGCAGTCGGTATTGCTATTAGTGAAGGTTACTTTAAAATTAGTGACCTCGTTATAGATTTTTTCCCAGATATTCAACATGTACCAATAAATGAATATCTAAAAGAGATGACTATTCATGATTTGCTCTGTATGGGAACTGGACATGCAGAATGCCCAGTTATGAAGGCAGATTGGAGTAATGGTAAAGAATGGGATATTTCTCAATTGTTCTTTTATGAACCGATTATATTCAAACCAGGTACTCACTTTACATATAACAATGCTTCAACATATATGCTTTCAAAAATCATAAGCAGTACTACGGGGAGTAACCTAAATGAATATTTGGATGAAAAAATATTCAGACATTTAGATATACCGAAACCTAAATGGGATACATGTCCAAAAGGAATTTCTCAAGGATTTTCAGGGCTATATTTAACAGCGGAGCAATTATCAAGATTTGGACAATTGATTCTTGATAAAGGAATTTGGAAGGGTAAGCAACTTATTCCTTCAAGTTATATTGAACAAGCAACATCTGTCCAAATAAAAACCAATGATTTTACTCCGTATTTTGCTACGGCAGACCATCATCAAGGTTACGGTTATCAAATATGGATGAACTCATATTCTAATTCATATCGTATGGATGGTTTATATGGTCAATATGTTGTAATGCTACCAGAGAAGAATGCAGTTATAACATATATTTCAGATGAACCACAAAATATGACAGGGGTTCTTGAACTTACATGGGATACTTTAATAGAGAAACTATAA
- a CDS encoding PQQ-binding-like beta-propeller repeat protein, producing MKKKLVSFIVATFAFANVTGVVAAKNYDSLPQAVWSQTTNADYIPIQEESFFVPGKETLYLHVGEERASETKVWSPDTLRAVDPKTGKVKWVFSFAKAGYGWPSTEGPFAYAPDGTVYAYFSSEGLLYSVSPDGKENWSKRIGRELALSDGKLYRMGDGTLIIAAQKSMKIGAETVQFLSFDKNGKQKVSKVVSGKLNTVTKNQIAIEVVTKEGDTQKVDVYNSSLQRSFQYNFPKGTYVNFYTAFALDDGTFIFSVIPKPKTQKLIAVSPQGKTIWGRIIDQFGFAFKAGSEYLVFNTHTKKISLFNQEGLVKERILANLTLPEGDGLPTANKTADGKLLVNLLSKQYIFDAKTLSTIHEFNQIKGTILDYRQNSVIVFSWQENKISMHLLN from the coding sequence GTGAAAAAGAAGTTAGTTAGTTTCATTGTAGCAACCTTCGCTTTTGCTAATGTGACCGGGGTGGTTGCTGCAAAGAACTATGATTCGCTACCACAAGCAGTTTGGTCCCAGACGACAAATGCAGATTACATACCTATCCAGGAAGAGAGCTTCTTTGTCCCTGGTAAAGAAACATTGTATCTACATGTGGGAGAAGAAAGAGCTTCAGAGACTAAGGTTTGGTCACCCGATACACTTCGAGCCGTAGATCCCAAAACGGGCAAGGTTAAATGGGTATTCTCCTTTGCTAAGGCGGGATATGGATGGCCAAGTACAGAAGGCCCTTTTGCTTATGCACCCGATGGCACGGTATACGCCTATTTCTCGTCTGAGGGACTCCTTTATTCTGTGAGTCCTGACGGTAAGGAAAACTGGAGCAAACGCATAGGACGAGAGCTAGCGCTCTCTGATGGCAAGTTATATCGTATGGGGGATGGGACCTTAATCATAGCAGCTCAGAAATCAATGAAAATTGGTGCAGAAACGGTTCAATTCCTATCTTTCGATAAAAATGGTAAACAGAAAGTGAGTAAGGTGGTATCCGGAAAGTTAAATACAGTGACGAAGAATCAGATCGCCATAGAAGTAGTAACAAAGGAAGGCGATACTCAAAAAGTCGATGTGTATAATTCGTCCTTACAGCGCTCATTTCAATACAACTTCCCCAAAGGAACATATGTGAACTTTTACACAGCCTTTGCACTCGATGATGGTACCTTTATTTTTTCCGTAATTCCTAAACCTAAAACACAAAAACTGATAGCTGTATCACCACAAGGAAAAACCATATGGGGAAGAATTATCGATCAATTTGGGTTTGCTTTTAAAGCGGGGTCTGAATATTTGGTATTTAATACTCATACCAAAAAAATAAGTTTATTTAATCAGGAGGGTTTAGTAAAGGAAAGAATATTAGCAAATTTAACCTTGCCAGAGGGAGACGGTCTACCTACAGCGAACAAAACAGCGGATGGGAAGTTACTTGTGAATTTGCTTAGCAAACAATATATTTTTGATGCTAAAACGCTGTCCACAATACACGAATTTAATCAAATAAAAGGGACTATATTGGATTACCGACAGAACAGTGTAATTGTTTTTTCTTGGCAAGAAAATAAGATCTCTATGCATTTATTAAATTGA
- a CDS encoding S-layer homology domain-containing protein — protein sequence MASGNTDGRFNPAGIITRQEMIVTTDRALTAA from the coding sequence ATTGCCAGCGGTAATACCGATGGAAGATTCAACCCTGCTGGAATTATCACCAGACAGGAAATGATCGTAACGACTGACCGGGCATTGACTGCTGCCTGA
- the ltrA gene encoding group II intron reverse transcriptase/maturase yields MKAEYRKGCRQRDSVEREGYAGARSIEAREGKERDGAKGQMERILSRENLNRAYKQVKRNHGAPGIDGMTVEAALPWLRENRDELLQSIREGKYKPSPVRRKEIPKPDGSGVRKLGIPTVVDRVIQQAIAQELQPLFEPTFSEGSYGYRPGRSAQQAIRKVKAYAEQGYGHAVEIDLSKYFDTLNHELLLNLLRKRIQDNRVIDLIKKYLKSGVMENGVRRATEEGSPQGGPLSPLLANIYLNEFDQEMESRDVTIIRYADDIVVLAKSRRAALRLLESSRTYLEKKLKLHMNTQKSKVVSVVAQKHFKFLGFALGKNGNGVYIRAHRQSLAKAKKKLKELTSRKQGRNAREVMENAKVYILGWIGYFYIADMKRILQSWNEWLRRRMRMYIWKQWKKPRTKVQNLRKLGIPEWQAYQWGNTRLGYWRIAGSALLNRSVTNERLAQAGYYDFPAQYERLRQVHSSD; encoded by the coding sequence ATGAAAGCAGAATACCGAAAGGGCTGCCGGCAAAGAGATAGCGTGGAACGCGAAGGGTATGCAGGAGCGCGGAGCATCGAAGCTCGGGAAGGGAAAGAAAGGGACGGTGCAAAGGGCCAGATGGAACGCATCCTGAGCAGAGAAAATCTGAACAGGGCGTATAAGCAGGTCAAACGTAATCATGGAGCGCCCGGAATCGACGGAATGACCGTCGAAGCGGCACTTCCGTGGCTGCGGGAGAACAGAGACGAACTCCTGCAAAGTATCCGGGAAGGAAAGTACAAGCCAAGCCCGGTGCGGCGCAAGGAAATCCCCAAACCGGATGGAAGCGGCGTGAGAAAGTTGGGCATCCCGACCGTAGTAGATCGGGTGATTCAGCAAGCGATCGCGCAAGAACTGCAACCGTTGTTCGAGCCGACCTTCTCGGAAGGAAGCTACGGCTACCGCCCAGGACGAAGCGCCCAGCAAGCCATACGAAAAGTAAAGGCCTATGCGGAACAGGGCTATGGACATGCGGTCGAGATCGACCTATCAAAATACTTTGACACGTTGAATCACGAGCTTCTTTTAAACTTGCTGCGCAAGCGAATCCAGGACAACCGCGTCATCGACCTGATCAAGAAGTACCTGAAAAGCGGAGTCATGGAGAATGGCGTACGCCGGGCAACGGAGGAAGGATCGCCTCAGGGTGGACCGCTGTCACCGCTTCTAGCGAACATCTATCTGAACGAATTTGATCAGGAGATGGAAAGCCGGGATGTGACGATCATCCGCTATGCGGATGACATTGTCGTACTCGCGAAAAGCAGACGAGCAGCGCTGCGACTGCTGGAATCCAGCCGGACGTATTTGGAGAAGAAGCTCAAGCTCCACATGAACACGCAGAAGAGCAAGGTGGTCAGCGTCGTGGCACAGAAACATTTCAAATTCCTTGGATTTGCGTTAGGAAAGAACGGAAACGGCGTCTATATACGCGCGCACCGTCAATCTCTAGCCAAGGCAAAGAAGAAGCTGAAAGAACTCACGAGTCGAAAACAAGGCAGAAACGCCCGAGAGGTCATGGAGAACGCAAAGGTCTATATTCTCGGATGGATCGGCTATTTCTACATAGCGGACATGAAACGAATTCTGCAAAGCTGGAATGAATGGCTGAGAAGACGAATGCGGATGTACATCTGGAAACAGTGGAAGAAGCCTCGAACAAAGGTGCAAAACCTGCGAAAACTGGGGATACCGGAGTGGCAGGCTTACCAATGGGGGAACACAAGGCTGGGCTACTGGCGAATAGCCGGAAGCGCATTATTGAATCGCTCTGTAACAAACGAAAGGCTCGCACAGGCAGGGTATTATGACTTCCCTGCTCAGTACGAGCGCTTGCGTCAAGTGCACTCAAGCGATTGA
- a CDS encoding copper amine oxidase N-terminal domain-containing protein — protein sequence MEKLLKTSVIGCFIASLLIAGSALTTGTASAASSAIEIRINNRFADTDAAPYITNGTTMVPLQVAQKIPGSSIQWNNASKTVTLTRDGETITLVAGQKTAKIGNKEVKLEAASTLKQGRVMVPLRFIAESTGAYVLWNPKQRVVFVAKTSEELTKQLASSSLAEARSAALKFPQVSSLEAFKVTSEGGGVQYYYFPEGKADQFFLGGGNSISYYEVVGNHSEEKWTATFDSVKASSGLFFLPLKITNQDGELPKITSRVVYFEFMGHVGEANYGFVEPNGEVKTLGTKGMNLNQFFDIPEENKS from the coding sequence ATGGAAAAGCTTTTGAAAACGAGCGTCATTGGATGTTTCATCGCATCCCTGCTGATCGCAGGAAGCGCCTTGACTACGGGAACGGCTTCCGCAGCTTCCTCAGCCATCGAAATTAGGATAAATAATCGTTTCGCGGATACGGATGCAGCCCCGTATATTACCAATGGAACTACCATGGTGCCTTTACAGGTGGCTCAAAAAATACCCGGCAGCTCGATACAATGGAATAACGCATCCAAGACCGTCACCCTTACCCGGGACGGGGAAACCATCACCTTAGTGGCGGGTCAGAAAACAGCAAAGATCGGGAATAAAGAAGTGAAATTAGAAGCGGCCTCTACCCTAAAACAAGGCCGTGTTATGGTTCCCTTGCGTTTTATCGCAGAATCGACGGGGGCGTATGTCCTGTGGAATCCTAAACAGCGGGTCGTGTTCGTCGCCAAGACTAGTGAAGAGCTAACGAAACAACTGGCTTCTTCCAGTCTGGCTGAAGCCCGAAGCGCAGCTCTGAAATTCCCCCAAGTTAGCTCTTTGGAAGCCTTCAAAGTCACTAGCGAAGGCGGTGGTGTCCAATATTATTACTTCCCAGAAGGAAAAGCGGACCAGTTCTTCTTAGGTGGCGGCAACAGCATTTCATATTACGAAGTTGTGGGAAACCACAGCGAGGAAAAATGGACAGCTACCTTTGATTCGGTTAAAGCCTCCAGCGGCCTGTTCTTTTTGCCTCTAAAAATCACTAACCAGGACGGCGAACTTCCAAAAATCACGAGTCGTGTAGTTTATTTTGAATTTATGGGACATGTCGGAGAAGCAAACTACGGGTTCGTTGAGCCTAACGGAGAAGTCAAGACCCTGGGGACAAAGGGGATGAATTTAAATCAGTTTTTTGACATTCCGGAAGAGAACAAATCTTAA
- a CDS encoding IS630 family transposase, which yields MQLLDHARPPEKMKPGKVRREDYEYERKGSCTLFLFTEPLAGWRQVCASQRRTKSDWAEQIRELLDVHYPKAKRIRLVMDNLNTHTLSSLYETFSADVALSLAKRLEIHYTPKHGSWLNIAEIELSAMTIQCLHRRISSIEQLQQEVTAWKVKRNLDQKSVQWHFTSEEARGKLKHL from the coding sequence GTGCAACTGCTTGATCATGCCCGCCCGCCGGAGAAGATGAAACCGGGGAAGGTACGCCGGGAAGACTATGAATACGAGCGTAAAGGTAGTTGCACCCTGTTTTTATTCACAGAACCTTTGGCCGGTTGGCGCCAAGTTTGTGCGAGCCAAAGACGGACCAAATCGGATTGGGCAGAACAGATCCGCGAATTGCTCGACGTCCACTATCCAAAGGCGAAGCGTATTCGACTTGTCATGGATAACTTGAACACGCACACCCTCTCATCGCTGTATGAAACGTTTTCTGCTGACGTAGCGCTCTCGTTAGCAAAGCGTTTGGAGATTCACTACACACCGAAGCATGGAAGCTGGCTAAACATTGCTGAAATTGAATTGAGCGCAATGACGATACAATGTCTGCACCGTCGAATTAGCTCGATTGAACAATTACAGCAAGAAGTAACGGCTTGGAAAGTCAAGCGCAACCTGGATCAAAAATCGGTCCAGTGGCATTTCACATCCGAGGAAGCCAGGGGCAAATTAAAACATTTGTAA
- a CDS encoding ATP-dependent DNA helicase: protein MKGMEKPLIDAIFRIFNNYKSYGLKDRIGQQDMSLDIAYAYLNGENAMIEAGVGIGKSYGYLIPSLYINFMVNQPIIIATSSIQLSEQIHKDLRRIANRLGFVKIRSVVGKGMGQYACRHRATELFDPKDKTESTLSTIIQGIMDMEFHERSDIQGGVNDSEWSKVCVNNCTFERCFYKNICSFYDMRTKINARVGDIDFIIVNQDLLIRDLIKKKESSKGLITERTALIVIDEAHNLESKVRDARTVEFTLRSACRILDNTLQILIKHTGDRSLFSRFKFLKECCDYVFKQVEKDLRCMAKQDNDRIKVSEMKKISYDRISQYLRDTNIGLSIITTREDREVDNAIEEINELIDLFDILAGVEENYIIWASNSKRVATISICPKEISQLLRYSLFNGTTPVVLTSATLCQGGDKLDEQYAYMTETLGYIGEYMDRQVSPFDYDNHAMLYIADCIPYYNHENKEAYLEAAYKELIKLCDLTQGRTLVLFSAKEDMKCIFEKLSNEQLSWSLHVQKEGSSQDEVIEEFRANKGVLLGTGVFWEGVNIEGPDLSQVIIFRLPFPVPADPVYEYKASTSKDPQKEIFLPDMLIRLRQGTGRLIRSESDLGVLSILDSRLCTAANRDYRDTVLDALPFKNVTEDFSALQRFVEENGIQMTA, encoded by the coding sequence ATGAAAGGGATGGAAAAGCCTCTTATTGATGCAATATTTAGAATTTTTAATAATTACAAAAGTTATGGACTCAAAGATCGTATAGGCCAGCAAGATATGTCCTTGGACATTGCTTACGCATACTTGAATGGTGAAAACGCCATGATCGAGGCTGGTGTCGGCATTGGCAAGTCCTATGGTTATCTCATTCCCAGCCTTTACATTAACTTCATGGTGAATCAACCTATCATTATCGCGACATCTTCTATACAACTTTCTGAACAAATACACAAAGATTTGAGGAGAATTGCTAACCGTTTGGGCTTCGTAAAGATCCGCTCCGTTGTAGGTAAAGGCATGGGACAATATGCATGCCGTCACAGAGCTACCGAGCTTTTTGATCCCAAAGATAAAACGGAGTCCACTCTCTCTACGATTATACAAGGAATCATGGACATGGAATTTCATGAAAGATCGGATATTCAGGGCGGAGTAAATGATTCTGAATGGTCAAAGGTTTGTGTAAATAACTGCACTTTTGAAAGGTGTTTTTATAAAAACATCTGCTCCTTCTATGATATGAGAACCAAAATAAATGCTAGGGTTGGAGATATCGATTTTATCATCGTGAACCAGGATCTTTTAATCCGAGACCTTATTAAGAAAAAAGAAAGTTCAAAAGGATTGATTACAGAACGCACTGCTCTAATTGTTATCGATGAAGCCCATAACCTAGAATCGAAGGTTAGAGATGCGAGAACGGTCGAATTCACTCTGCGCAGCGCTTGTCGCATCCTAGATAACACATTGCAGATTCTAATTAAGCATACAGGAGACCGTAGCCTTTTCTCTCGTTTTAAATTCCTGAAAGAGTGCTGTGATTATGTTTTTAAGCAGGTAGAAAAGGACCTTCGTTGCATGGCCAAGCAGGATAATGATCGAATCAAAGTTTCAGAGATGAAAAAAATTTCATATGACCGGATCTCCCAGTATCTAAGGGATACTAACATAGGCCTGTCCATTATTACTACCCGGGAAGATCGGGAAGTGGACAATGCAATTGAGGAAATAAATGAATTGATCGACCTATTCGATATACTGGCCGGAGTGGAGGAAAACTACATCATCTGGGCGAGTAATTCCAAACGTGTGGCTACTATAAGTATCTGTCCCAAAGAGATTAGTCAACTTCTTCGGTACTCCCTCTTTAATGGCACTACTCCTGTCGTCTTAACATCCGCGACGTTGTGCCAAGGCGGAGACAAGTTGGATGAACAGTACGCCTATATGACCGAAACTCTCGGTTATATAGGGGAATACATGGACCGCCAGGTCTCACCTTTTGATTATGACAATCACGCAATGCTATACATCGCTGACTGTATTCCTTACTACAATCATGAGAATAAGGAGGCATATCTCGAAGCTGCTTATAAAGAACTGATCAAGCTTTGCGATCTTACCCAGGGTCGAACGCTCGTCCTCTTCTCTGCGAAGGAAGATATGAAATGCATCTTTGAAAAACTAAGCAATGAACAACTCTCCTGGTCACTGCATGTTCAAAAAGAAGGGTCATCCCAGGATGAAGTGATTGAGGAATTTCGAGCAAACAAAGGGGTACTGCTCGGGACTGGCGTCTTTTGGGAAGGTGTTAATATAGAAGGGCCTGACTTATCTCAGGTTATCATTTTTCGGTTACCCTTCCCTGTCCCAGCTGATCCTGTGTACGAGTATAAAGCGTCAACATCCAAGGATCCACAAAAGGAAATTTTTCTGCCAGACATGCTCATTCGATTAAGGCAGGGTACAGGGCGTCTGATTCGGAGTGAAAGTGACTTAGGTGTACTAAGCATTCTCGACTCGCGTCTTTGCACTGCAGCTAACAGGGATTATCGTGACACAGTGTTAGATGCCTTGCCGTTTAAAAATGTAACCGAGGATTTTTCAGCCCTGCAGAGGTTCGTTGAAGAAAATGGGATACAGATGACTGCTTGA